A genomic segment from Glycine soja cultivar W05 chromosome 18, ASM419377v2, whole genome shotgun sequence encodes:
- the LOC114395635 gene encoding ethylene-overproduction protein 1: MRGLKLTERFKSTQVHALSSSSSETNGGNSSKASVAAATKPHNYLKRNKTMLPSWSKTKSRTTNNNSTSSLANLALLRLPSTDTIEPSIEPHLKPINLVETLSELYHRMECCTQSNKALMCAEQYSLLRGLGDQKILRRCLRTACQNAEDVLSKVVLSAWLRFERRDDELVGVCSMDCAGYVVECPKKNLEHGFSPCSVNDHCQCQKEPNQETCTDSVCLPDEESDVLFCVGSEEISCVRCRIAALSDPFNAMLYGGFAESKTNKIDFSGNGICPKGMRAVEFYSRTKRLDLFCPMTVLELLSFANRFCCVEMRSACDAHLASIVVNVEDALVLIEYGLEERATLLVGACLQVLLRELPNSLYNPKVAKIFCSFEAKERLANVGCASFLLYYFLSQVAMEESMVSKTTMMLLERMGECAAERWQKALAFHQLGCVLLERNEYKEAQHCFEAAVEEGHVYSLAGVARTKYKQGQPYSAYKLISSLIFEYKPAGWMYQERALYNMGKEKSFDLDVATELDPSLSFPYKYRALAKVEEKKIKEGIIELDRFIGFKLSPDCLELRAWLYVALEDYDSAMRDIRALLTIEPNYITSHGKIKGEYLLQLLNRGVQQKCQADCWMQLYQQWSCVDDIGSLAIIHQMLENEPGKSVLEFRQSLLLLRLNCQKAAMRSLRLARNHSSSMQERLVYEGWILYDTGYRKEALARADISIAKHRSFEAFFLKAYVLADTTLDPESSSYVIQLLKEALKCPSDGLRKGQALNNLGSIYVDCGKLELAKECYKNALAIRHTRAHQGVARIYHQKNQRKAAYDEMTKLIEKAESNASAYEKRSEYCDREMAKADLDVVTQLDPLRTYPYRYRAAVMMDEQKETEAVEELTKAIKFKPDLQMLHLRAAFYESMGDLSSALQDCQAALCLDPNHAGTLDVYRRIQRLNF, translated from the exons ATGCGTGGTTTGAAGCTAACTGAACGtttcaagagcactcaagttcaTGCTCTCAGTTCTTCTTCATCAGAAACAAATGGTGGCAATAGCAGCAAAGCCTCAGTGGCTGCTGCCACCAAACCTCACAACTACCTTAAGAGAAACAAAACCATGTTACCATCATGGTCAAAAACCAAATCCAGAACTACCAACAACAACTCAACCTCATCACTAGCAAACCTTGCCCTTCTTCGCCTACCTTCGACCGACACCATTGAACCATCCATAGAACCTCACCTTAAGCCCATCAACCTTGTAGAGACCTTATCAGAACTCTATCATCGCATGGAGTGTTGTACACAGTCCAACAAAGCCTTAATGTGTGCGGAACAGTACTCTCTCTTGCGTGGCCTTGGTGATCAGAAAATACTCAGAAGATGTCTCAGGACAGCATGTCAAAATGCTGAGGATGTGCTCTCCAAGGTTGTGTTGTCTGCGTGGTTGAGGTTTGAGAGGAGGGATGATGAGCTAGTTGGTGTGTGTTCAATGGATTGTGCTGGTTATGTTGTTGAGTGTCCAAAGAAGAATTTGGAACATGGGTTTAGTCCTTGTTCAGTTAATGATCACTGCCAGTGTCAGAAAGAGCCAAATCAGGAAACCTGCACTGATAGTGTGTGTTTGCCAGACGAGGAAAGTGATGTTTTGTTCTGTGTTGGAAGTGAAGAAATCAGTTGTGTTAGGTGCAGGATAGCTGCACTTTCAGACCCTTTTAATGCTATGCTCTATGGTGGCTTTGCTGAGTCCAAAACGAACAAGATCGATTTCTCAGGAAACGGGATATGTCCAAAGGGGATGAGGGCAGTGGAGTTTTACAGCAGGACTAAGAGATTGGACCTCTTCTGTCCAATGACTGTTTTGGAGCTGCTGTCCTTTGCCAATAGGTTTTGTTGTGTGGAGATGAGGTCTGCCTGTGATGCACATTTGGCTTCAATTGTTGTGAATGTTGAAGATGCATTGGTGCTTATTGAGTATGGATTGGAAGAGAGAGCCACCCTTCTTGTAGGGGCTTGCTTACAAGTGTTGCTTAGGGAGCTTCCAAATTCTCTATATAATCCAAAGGTGGCAAAAATATTCTGTAGTTTTGAGGCAAAGGAAAGGTTGGCCAATGTGGGGTGTGCTTCTTTCTTATTGTACTACTTCCTGAGTCAGGTGGCAATGGAGGAAAGCATGGTATCTAAAACCACAATGATGTTGCTGGAGAGAATGGGGGAGTGTGCTGCAGAAAGATGGCAGAAGGCACTAGCATTCCACCAATTGGGGTGTGTGCTTCTTGAAAGGAATGAATACAAAGAAGCTCAACATTGTTTTGAGGCAGCAGTTGAGGAGGGTCATGTTTATTCTTTGGCTGGTGTGGCCAGAACTAAGTACAAGCAGGGTCAACCATATTCAGCCTATAAGTTAATTAGTTCTCTCATATTTGAGTATAAACCAGCAGGGTGGATGTATCAGGAGCGTGCACTGTATAACATGGGAAAGGAAAAGAGTTTTGATTTAGATGTTGCAACTGAATTGGATCCCTCTCTTTCATTTCCATATAAGTATAGAGCACTAGCAAAGGTGGAAGAGAAGAAGATAAAGGAAGGAATTATAGAGTTAGATAGGTTTATTGGATTCAAACTCTCCCCTGATTGCCTAGAATTGAGAGCTTGGTTGTATGTTGCACTTGAGGACTATGACAGTGCAATGAGAGATATTCGGGCGCTGCTGACCATAGAACCGAATTACATAACTTCACATGGGAAGATCAAAGGGGAATACTTGCTCCAACTTCTAAACCGTGGAGTTCAGCAGAAGTGTCAGGCTGATTGCTGGATGCAGTTGTACCAACAATGGTCTTGTGTAGATGATATTGGTTCTTTGGCTATTATACATCAAATGCTAGAGAATGAGCCTGGAAAGAGTGTGCTAGAGTTTCGTCAGTCTCTCCTCCTATTGAG ATTAAACTGTCAAAAGGCTGCAATGCGCAGTTTACGATTGGCCAGAAACCATTCTAGCTCAATGCAAGAGAGGCTAGTTTATGAAGGATGGATCCTATATGACACTGGATATCGCAAAGAAGCATTGGCAAGGGCTGACATATCCATTGCAAAGCATAGATCATTTGAAGCTTTTTTTCTAAAAGCATATGTGTTGGCAGATACAACTCTGGATCCTGAATCTTCTTCCTACGTTATTCAGCTTCTAAAAGAAGCACTTAAATGTCCTTCAGATGGTCTTCGCAAAGGACAA GCATTGAATAACTTAGGGAGTATTTATGTGGATTGTGGTAAGCTTGAGCTTGCAAAAGAATGCTACAAGAATGCTCTTGCAATTAGGCACACAAGAGCTCATCAAGGTGTGGCACGCATTTATCAtcagaaaaatcaaagaaaagctgCATATGATGAGATGACCAAGCTAATTGAGAAGGCAGAGAGCAATGCCTCAGCATATGAGAAAAGATCAGAATACTGTGACCGTGAGATGGCAAAGGCTGATCTTGATGTTGTAACTCAACTTGATCCTTTAAGGACCTACCCATATAGATACAGGGCAGCAG TGATGATGGATGAGCAAAAAGAAACTGAAGCAGTAGAAGAACTCACTAAGGCCATAAAGTTCAAGCCTGACCTGCAAATGCTTCATCTACGAGCAGCATTTTATGAATCAATGGGGGACCTATCATCTGCTCTTCAAGATTGTCAGGCGGCTCTTTGCTTAGACCCAAACCATGCAGGCACACTTGATGTATATCGAAGGATACAAAGATTGAACTTTTAA
- the LOC114395636 gene encoding inactive receptor-like serine/threonine-protein kinase At2g40270: MEERWRFITWLKLFRVFVAVVSLFLFILEPIWCSTLNNEGLALQKMRERVVRDPLGALSSWNSKGEIDPCSWFGVECSHGNVVSLNLKDLCLHGTLALEIGKLVHIKSIILRNNYFYGDIPKEILQLEDLEVLDLGYNNFSGQFPFHDLATYPSLTTLLLDNNDHLASLTPEVYELKTFSELHVAEEQLTGATTREACVRITNNWHIGTHGDIASRRALLQEANGEKRGDDDTETLSPSPFPSTLSPFSEPFSPSESPSDSPISSPEVSPSPSPSLSNFFFTLSPSPSPEVAPTPDLSPPANPPMVVSTPPQSNWVSMPSPASSSNQGNANSSNPKQHTAIIWSTVGGFSFLILVSAIAFVCFRSNKVVTVKPWTTGLSGQLQKAFVSGVPSLKRTELEVACEDFSNIIGSLPEGTIYKGTLSSGVEIGVASSAVTSSQNWSKNMETQFRKKIEMLSRVNHKNFVNLIGYCEENKPFTRMMVFEYAPNGTLFEHLHIREAEQLDWGMRMRIAMGIAYCLEHLHQLTPPIAYRNILSSSIYLTEDYAAKLSDLSFWTDIVSTKKGSEAPQLLETPSAYIKANVYSFGVLLFELITGRIPFAVENGLFEDWAEEYMKGQPLRDLVDTSLNSLQANEIEKWEEVIKSCVHPDPEKRPTMREVTAKLKEITAMGPDGATPKASPLWWAEIEIMSSDLSLDVKP; this comes from the exons ATGGAAGAACGGTGGAGATTCATCACCTGGTTGAAGCTCTTCCGCGTGTTTGTGGCTGTTGTGTCTCTATTCCTGTTCATCTTGGAACCTATTTGGTGTTCGACTCTCAACAACGAAG GGTTGGCTCTACAAAAGATGAGGGAGAGGGTGGTGAGAGATCCATTGGGTGCTTTATCAAGTTGGAATAGCAAAGGAGAGATTGATCCCTGTTCCTGGTTTGGAGTAGAGTGCTCCCACGGCAATGTTGTATCCTT GAACTTGAAAGATCTATGTCTTCACGGAACACTAGCACTTGAAATTGGGAAGCTGGTTCACATTAAATCAAT CATTTTGCGCAACAATTATTTCTACGGAGACATCCCTAAGGAAATACTACAATTAGAGGACCTGGAAGTTCTTGACTTAGGATATAACAACTTTAGTGGACAATTTCCATTTCATGACCTTGCAACCTATCCATCCCTGACTACCCT TTTATTGGACAACAATGACCATCTTGCCAGCTTAACTCCAGAAGTGTATGAGCTCAAGACATTTTCTGAATTGCATGTAGCTGAAGAACAACTAACTGGTGCCACCACTAGAGAAGCATGTGTTAGGATAACTAATAACTG GCACATTGGCACACATGGGGATATAGCATCCAGAAGGGCACTTCTCCAAGAAGCAAATGGTGAAAAGAGGGGTGATGATGACACAGAAACTCTTTCACCATCACCTTTTCCCTCTACACTATCACCATTTTCTGAGCCTTTCTCACCATCAGAGAGTCCCTCAGATTCACCAATATCATCTCCTGAAGTTTCCCCTTCACCATCCCCATCTCTCTCCAATTTCTTTTTCACTCTCTCACCCTCACCTTCACCTGAGGTAGCACCAACTCCAGACTTGTCACCTCCAGCAAATCCACCTATGGTTGTGTCCACACCACCACAGTCCAATTGGGTTTCAATGCCTTCTCCTGCTTCATCTTCAAACCAAGGGAATGCAAACAGTTCAAATCCAAAGCAACATACCGCGATTATTTGGTCCACAGTTGGGGGATTCTCCTTCTTGATTTTGGTTTCAGCCATTGCTTTTGTTTGCTTCAGAAGTAACAAGGTTGTAACTGTAAAACCTTGGACCACAGGGCTGAGTGGCCAGCTGCAGAAGGCATTTGTATCAG GTGTTCCGAGTCTGAAACGAACAGAACTTGAAGTAGCTTGTGAAGATTTCAGCAACATTATTGGCTCACTTCCTGAGGGGACTATTTATAAGGGGACTCTCTCCAGCGGAGTTGAGATCGGTGTAGCATCCTCTGCAGTGACTTCATCCCAAAACTGGTCCAAAAACATGGAAACTCAGTTTCGGAAGAAG ATAGAGATGTTGTCAAGAGTGAACCACAAGAATTTTGTAAATCTTATTGGATATTGTGAAGAGAATAAGCCATTCACAAGGATGATGGTTTTTGAGTATGCTCCAAATGGAACCCTATTTGAGCATCTACACA TTAGAGAAGCAGAACAACTAGACTGGGGAATGAGAATGAGGATAGCTATGGGAATAGCCTACTGTCTGGAGCACTTGCATCAGCTGACACCACCCATTGCCTACAGAAACATACTATCTTCCTCTATATACCTGACTGAAGATTACGCAGCTAAATTATCAGACCTTAGTTTCTGGACTGATATAGTCTCCACAAAGAAGGGTTCTGAAGCCCCACAGCTGTTGGAAACTCCTTCAGCATATATAAAGGCCAATGTTTACAGCTTTGGAGTACTATTGTTCGAATTAATTACTGGAAGAATTCCCTTTGCCGTGGAGAATGGCTTATTTGAAGATTGGGCGGAGGAATATATGAAGGGGCAACCATTGAGAGACTTGGTGGACACAAGCCTGAACTCTTTGCAagcaaatgaaattgaaaaatgggaAGAAGTGATCAAAAGCTGTGTGCATCCAGATCCAGAAAAAAGGCCAACTATGAGAGAGGTTACTGCTAAGTTGAAGGAAATCACCGCCATGGGGCCGGACGGAGCAACTCCGAAAGCATCTCCTCTTTGGTGGGCAGAAATAGAAATTATGTCCAGTGACTTAAGTTTAGACGTTAAACCATGA